A genomic window from Microbacterium sp. H1-D42 includes:
- a CDS encoding alpha/beta fold hydrolase, with protein sequence MTSGSVGERMLSATLLGVARDTRGVRRLRRPATASAPAFELTYVRTGPSSARPPAVVIPGGPGLGSVLPYRTLRAIAARRGIELIMVEHRGVGLSRTDLSGADLPPSAMRVIDVVDDIAAVLDHEGIPRAHIVGSSYGSYLAAGFGVRHPERVAGMLLDSALQSADELGLERTVIRGLLWEAPTESAALVREAAAAGVEQRVLLDVSRAAYELGGDRLLVPLLRRRLRVGRHLIWKAIEAYATRDAPGARIPGIYEFDLAGVIGFRELGYSAVADGLPLDPALTYAPLRDRFPPFAGEPFELSATVRAFTWPLVLLTGSRDLRTPPAIAARIAAASQHAVTVCIENGHSALDTHAVALLNALEWLIDGRQELLPAIAEKLSALPRRGAAGRTVSLLDAWSRRAHTR encoded by the coding sequence GTGACCTCCGGCAGCGTCGGTGAGCGGATGCTGTCGGCGACCCTTCTGGGCGTCGCTCGTGACACCCGGGGAGTGCGCCGACTGCGGCGCCCCGCCACAGCATCCGCTCCTGCATTCGAGCTCACATATGTGCGAACGGGGCCGAGCTCAGCGCGCCCGCCCGCTGTGGTGATCCCCGGAGGACCGGGGCTGGGATCCGTCCTCCCATATCGGACGCTGCGCGCGATCGCCGCACGTCGAGGGATCGAGCTGATCATGGTCGAGCACCGGGGCGTCGGACTCTCCCGCACCGATCTCTCCGGTGCGGATCTGCCGCCCTCGGCGATGCGCGTCATCGACGTCGTCGACGACATCGCCGCAGTGCTCGACCACGAAGGCATCCCGCGCGCGCACATCGTCGGCTCGTCGTACGGCAGCTATCTCGCCGCGGGTTTCGGCGTGAGGCATCCCGAGCGGGTCGCGGGGATGCTGCTGGATTCGGCTCTGCAGTCGGCCGACGAGCTCGGTCTCGAGCGCACGGTGATCCGCGGCCTGCTGTGGGAGGCACCGACCGAATCGGCCGCTCTGGTCCGGGAAGCGGCGGCCGCGGGCGTCGAGCAGCGTGTGCTGCTAGACGTGTCGCGGGCGGCGTATGAACTCGGCGGCGATCGGCTGCTGGTGCCGCTGCTGCGCCGTCGCCTTCGGGTCGGGCGTCACCTCATCTGGAAGGCGATCGAGGCTTATGCGACGCGTGACGCCCCCGGTGCGCGAATACCGGGGATCTACGAGTTCGATCTCGCGGGAGTGATCGGGTTCCGCGAACTCGGCTACAGCGCCGTGGCCGATGGCCTGCCGCTGGATCCCGCACTCACCTATGCTCCACTGCGTGATCGCTTCCCGCCCTTCGCGGGGGAGCCTTTCGAACTGAGCGCAACTGTGCGCGCTTTCACCTGGCCGCTGGTGCTGCTGACGGGGTCGCGCGACCTGCGGACTCCACCGGCGATCGCGGCGAGAATAGCGGCGGCTTCGCAGCACGCCGTGACCGTATGCATCGAGAACGGGCACAGCGCGCTCGACACCCATGCGGTCGCTCTGCTGAATGCACTGGAATGGCTCATCGATGGCCGTCAGGAGCTCCTGCCGGCCATCGCCGAGAAGCTGTCCGCCCTGCCGCGGCGCGGCGCAGCAGGGCGGACCGTGTCCTTGCTGGACGCGTGGTCGAGGCGGGCTCACACGCGCTGA
- a CDS encoding carbamoyl-phosphate synthase large subunit: MRILVTSSRNTFALDIIRKFGSTGHYVVAADTYAGAIGSHSRYISSHAVVASPRFETDQFIDDITRIVNDHEIDLIIPTFEEAFYLAARKSDLPAAVTLFTGRFDKLAQLHDKGSFQRIVERAGVPIPETVIVTDKEELHAAIERFPQFFARAVFSRGGVSLLTNTGPLAGKMAVEDCHPTPDQPWLVQPFTDGPMICTYSIIVDGRVTAQCTYSAPEQWAHSTGITFLAEDSTRTLEYTQRIIDELDPTYTGQLSFDFVNHHGELYAIECNPRPTNGVILLETAEFLAALAGRNGSTAVVEAGTERQIRLAVLADAFTEPVAHLKTSLHDLLEVHDVGHGWHDSFAMMWGPAAIIHGAKLAHGHREQLLKAMGDDIVWNGEPIVGMSMHDAEALEEVHAQRV; encoded by the coding sequence ATGCGCATTCTCGTCACAAGCTCCCGGAACACGTTCGCACTCGACATCATCCGAAAATTCGGAAGCACCGGCCACTACGTGGTCGCCGCCGATACGTATGCCGGTGCGATTGGAAGCCACTCCCGGTACATCTCATCGCACGCGGTGGTCGCATCACCTCGGTTCGAAACCGACCAGTTCATCGACGACATAACGCGCATCGTCAATGACCACGAGATTGACCTCATCATCCCCACTTTCGAGGAGGCGTTCTACCTCGCTGCGCGAAAGTCCGACCTTCCCGCAGCCGTCACGCTGTTCACCGGTCGATTCGACAAACTCGCTCAATTGCATGACAAGGGCAGCTTCCAGCGCATCGTCGAACGCGCGGGCGTGCCCATTCCGGAAACCGTGATCGTCACTGATAAAGAAGAGCTGCATGCAGCCATTGAGCGCTTCCCTCAATTCTTCGCACGTGCCGTGTTCTCACGTGGGGGCGTGAGCCTGCTCACGAACACGGGCCCACTGGCGGGCAAGATGGCAGTTGAGGACTGCCACCCGACGCCGGATCAGCCCTGGCTCGTGCAGCCTTTCACCGATGGGCCGATGATCTGCACGTACAGCATCATCGTCGATGGAAGGGTCACCGCCCAGTGCACGTACAGTGCACCCGAGCAGTGGGCCCACAGCACCGGCATCACGTTCCTCGCTGAGGACAGCACCCGCACTCTCGAGTACACCCAGCGCATCATCGATGAGCTCGATCCCACATACACCGGGCAGCTGTCCTTTGACTTCGTCAATCATCACGGCGAGCTCTACGCGATCGAATGCAACCCGCGCCCCACCAACGGCGTGATCCTTCTCGAGACAGCCGAGTTCCTCGCCGCGCTGGCCGGACGAAACGGGTCCACGGCAGTCGTCGAAGCAGGCACCGAGCGACAGATCCGGCTGGCTGTGCTCGCGGATGCGTTCACAGAGCCGGTCGCGCATCTGAAGACCTCGCTGCACGACCTGCTCGAAGTCCACGACGTCGGTCATGGATGGCACGACTCGTTCGCGATGATGTGGGGACCGGCGGCGATCATCCACGGTGCGAAGCTCGCTCACGGACACCGCGAGCAGCTGCTGAAGGCAATGGGCGATGACATCGTCTGGAACGGCGAGCCCATCGTCGGCATGAGCATGCACGATGCTGAAGCTCTGGAGGAAGTGCACGCTCAGCGCGTGTGA
- a CDS encoding threonine/serine exporter family protein — protein sequence MLGLLSAALLAGSQPTNEVAVSITSLARTYGRPDMRIVALPTLVIIDDPAADAHHTAVFEVSPKALRLDQVASLESLITHAARDRTDPDAVIDQTQQIVAAPPRFGFWTALLGHVLLAEGFGLIISPVPSSLPIYAALGLVVGVLVLTGSRVRTLALVLPVAAAFIATALVGILAPSLASESMLSFVTPALVSLLPGLTLTNAAVELTNGQIIAGASRLLYGTATLALLAFGLYLGIVLTGVSHPHTSTGTPLGVWASWLGIPLVAIGYYFFSVAPKRSFLWILLALTVAYSAQLLGHALLGAALSGLIGAMIAVPVIYLVTHLPTAPPPGVMLTCAYWMMVPGSMGFVGLTEVVSGNAGSSNLLLQTAGAIVAIAIGMIIGTGVSRDTGAFTRALRRAAHEQP from the coding sequence ATGCTGGGATTGCTGTCGGCCGCGCTTCTCGCAGGCTCGCAGCCCACGAACGAGGTCGCCGTGTCGATCACGTCTCTCGCGCGTACCTACGGGCGTCCCGACATGCGCATCGTCGCGCTGCCCACTCTCGTGATCATCGACGATCCCGCCGCCGACGCCCATCACACTGCGGTGTTCGAGGTGTCCCCCAAGGCGCTCCGACTGGATCAGGTTGCATCACTCGAGTCGCTCATCACCCACGCCGCACGCGACCGCACCGACCCCGATGCAGTGATCGACCAGACGCAGCAGATCGTCGCCGCACCCCCGCGCTTCGGGTTCTGGACCGCACTTCTGGGACATGTGCTCCTCGCCGAAGGATTCGGGCTCATCATCAGCCCTGTGCCGTCCTCGCTGCCCATCTATGCCGCCCTCGGCCTCGTGGTCGGCGTACTCGTCCTCACCGGCTCGCGCGTGCGAACGCTTGCACTGGTACTTCCAGTGGCGGCGGCATTCATCGCGACGGCACTCGTCGGAATCCTCGCTCCCAGCCTGGCGAGCGAAAGCATGCTCAGCTTCGTCACGCCAGCGCTGGTCAGCCTTCTACCCGGCCTCACGCTCACCAACGCCGCAGTCGAACTCACAAACGGCCAGATCATCGCCGGCGCAAGCCGCCTGCTCTACGGCACTGCCACCCTCGCCCTGCTCGCCTTCGGCCTCTATCTGGGCATCGTCCTCACCGGCGTCTCCCACCCGCACACGTCGACCGGCACGCCTCTGGGTGTGTGGGCCTCATGGCTGGGGATCCCCCTGGTGGCGATCGGATACTACTTCTTCTCCGTGGCCCCGAAGCGCTCGTTCCTGTGGATCCTGCTCGCCCTCACCGTCGCCTACTCCGCCCAACTGCTGGGCCACGCCCTGCTCGGCGCGGCGCTGTCCGGCCTGATCGGAGCGATGATCGCCGTCCCCGTGATCTACCTCGTGACCCACCTTCCGACGGCGCCACCGCCCGGCGTGATGCTCACCTGCGCCTACTGGATGATGGTTCCGGGCTCCATGGGGTTCGTCGGACTCACCGAGGTCGTGTCGGGCAACGCCGGCAGCAGCAATCTGCTGCTGCAGACAGCGGGGGCCATCGTCGCGATCGCGATCGGAATGATCATCGGCACCGGGGTCAGCCGCGACACCGGCGCTTTCACTCGGGCGCTGCGCAGAGCCGCCCACGAGCAGCCCTGA
- a CDS encoding glutamate decarboxylase encodes MSELFRAASTQDDSAQLEIKPVFTRPGEADTLPIFELPEGMLSPETAYQLVHDKAMLDGNSRMNLATFVSTWMDDNARKIYLQAADKNMIDKDEYPATAEIEDRCWRMLAHLWNVPDADDTIGTSTIGSSEACMLGGLALKRLWQERRRAEGKSTERPNLILSAGVQVVWEKFCNYWDVEARYVPVTEEHLVLDGFELEKYVDENTIGVVAILGQTYTGLYEPVKEIAAKLDEIQASTGVDVKIHVDGASGAMVAPFCQPELEWDFQIDRVNSISTSGHKYGLVYPGVGWVVWRSKAVCPESLIFHVSYLGGDMPTLALNFSRPGAQVLLQYYQFLRLGREGYRAVQQGSINVATYLSSHIAKMGPFQLISKGDTIPVFAWKLDKTERNWDLYDLADRLRMRGWLVPAYPMPEDIADMVVQRIVVRADLSMDLASYLLTAIEEEVAYLDALTTPLPREAKKQGFAH; translated from the coding sequence ATGTCTGAACTGTTCCGCGCTGCATCCACCCAGGACGATAGCGCTCAGCTGGAGATCAAGCCCGTTTTCACTCGCCCGGGTGAGGCCGATACGCTGCCCATATTCGAGCTTCCCGAAGGCATGCTCTCGCCGGAGACCGCATACCAGCTCGTGCACGATAAGGCGATGTTGGACGGAAACTCGCGAATGAACCTCGCCACGTTCGTCTCGACGTGGATGGACGATAACGCCCGCAAGATCTACCTGCAGGCCGCTGACAAGAACATGATCGACAAGGACGAGTATCCGGCCACGGCCGAGATCGAGGACCGCTGCTGGCGGATGCTCGCCCACCTCTGGAACGTGCCTGACGCGGATGACACGATCGGCACCTCGACGATCGGATCCTCGGAAGCCTGCATGCTCGGCGGCCTCGCACTGAAGCGGTTGTGGCAGGAGCGTCGCAGGGCCGAGGGCAAGTCGACCGAGCGCCCGAACCTGATCCTCTCCGCCGGCGTTCAGGTCGTGTGGGAGAAGTTCTGCAACTACTGGGATGTCGAGGCGCGCTATGTGCCGGTCACCGAGGAGCACCTGGTGCTCGACGGCTTCGAGCTCGAGAAGTACGTCGACGAGAACACCATCGGTGTCGTCGCGATTCTCGGACAGACCTATACCGGTCTGTATGAGCCGGTGAAGGAGATTGCCGCGAAACTGGACGAGATCCAGGCGAGCACCGGAGTCGACGTGAAGATCCACGTGGACGGTGCATCGGGCGCGATGGTCGCTCCGTTCTGCCAGCCCGAGCTGGAATGGGACTTCCAAATCGACCGAGTCAACTCGATCAGCACCTCGGGCCACAAATACGGCCTCGTCTACCCTGGCGTTGGCTGGGTCGTGTGGCGCAGCAAGGCGGTGTGTCCCGAGAGCCTCATCTTCCACGTGAGCTATCTCGGCGGCGACATGCCGACCCTGGCGTTGAACTTCTCACGTCCCGGTGCTCAGGTCCTGCTGCAGTACTACCAGTTCCTTCGACTTGGTCGCGAGGGCTACCGCGCGGTCCAGCAGGGGTCGATAAATGTGGCGACCTATTTGTCGTCCCACATCGCGAAGATGGGGCCGTTCCAGCTGATCAGCAAGGGCGACACGATTCCCGTGTTCGCCTGGAAGCTCGACAAGACAGAGCGCAACTGGGATCTGTATGACCTCGCGGATCGACTGCGCATGCGCGGCTGGCTGGTGCCGGCGTACCCGATGCCCGAGGACATCGCTGACATGGTCGTGCAGCGCATCGTCGTCCGCGCCGATCTCAGCATGGATCTCGCGAGCTACCTGCTCACGGCGATCGAGGAGGAGGTCGCGTACCTCGATGCGCTCACCACTCCACTGCCACGCGAGGCCAAGAAGCAGGGCTTCGCACACTGA
- a CDS encoding linear amide C-N hydrolase, whose protein sequence is MCTRVLWPDANGTVIVGRNMDFHMDLLTNLWKMPRGVERKDGANNKLVWKAKYGSVIATAFDLIATDGMNEEGFAGHILWLAESDYGQPKESDVQLSQAVWLQYYLDNFATVAEAVEWTNSADVKVSQLFDPTGHLVPTLHLAINDASGDSAIIEYVGGEVQVYHNRDYKVMTNSPTFDKQLELVKQIEGLGGDKPLPGSTLAADRFARASYYVEHQVQPQTQLQAMAAMFSIIRNAAQPFRTPEPGKPDASQTIWQVVADLTNKRYAFESTTRPNIIWVDFEKLSFTEGSKILKLDLIGELALEGGLSGDVSHKFSDAGELGMGLVSTGIEALEFVARKKDEFAEIAKLLKSLGQGTAQGTK, encoded by the coding sequence ATGTGTACACGAGTGCTGTGGCCGGATGCGAACGGAACGGTCATCGTCGGCCGGAACATGGACTTCCACATGGATCTGCTGACGAATCTGTGGAAGATGCCCCGTGGCGTGGAGCGCAAGGATGGTGCCAACAACAAGTTGGTGTGGAAGGCGAAGTACGGCAGCGTGATCGCTACCGCGTTCGATCTCATCGCCACCGATGGGATGAACGAGGAGGGCTTCGCCGGGCACATCCTGTGGCTCGCTGAGTCGGACTACGGACAGCCGAAGGAATCGGACGTGCAACTCAGTCAGGCGGTCTGGCTGCAGTACTACCTCGACAACTTCGCCACCGTGGCCGAAGCCGTCGAATGGACCAACAGCGCCGACGTCAAGGTGTCGCAGCTGTTCGACCCGACGGGCCATCTGGTTCCCACCCTGCATCTGGCCATCAATGATGCGTCCGGAGACTCGGCGATCATCGAGTACGTCGGCGGAGAAGTGCAGGTCTACCATAACCGCGACTACAAGGTGATGACGAACTCACCGACATTCGACAAGCAGCTCGAACTGGTCAAGCAGATTGAGGGTCTGGGAGGCGACAAGCCGCTGCCGGGATCGACCCTGGCTGCTGATCGCTTCGCTCGCGCGTCGTACTACGTCGAGCATCAGGTGCAGCCGCAGACGCAGTTGCAGGCCATGGCGGCGATGTTCAGCATCATCCGCAACGCGGCGCAGCCCTTCCGCACTCCGGAACCGGGCAAGCCCGACGCCTCGCAGACCATCTGGCAGGTCGTCGCGGATCTCACAAACAAGCGCTATGCGTTCGAGTCCACCACCCGTCCGAACATCATCTGGGTCGACTTCGAGAAGCTCAGCTTCACCGAGGGATCGAAAATCCTGAAACTCGATTTGATCGGAGAACTGGCGCTGGAAGGTGGGCTGTCGGGTGACGTGAGCCACAAGTTCTCCGACGCCGGCGAACTGGGCATGGGGCTCGTCAGCACCGGCATCGAGGCTCTCGAGTTCGTCGCGCGGAAGAAGGATGAGTTCGCCGAGATCGCGAAGCTGCTCAAATCCCTCGGACAGGGCACTGCCCAGGGAACGAAATAG
- a CDS encoding DMT family transporter produces the protein MATTEFHILGISLAVLSAAALSIGNIWQSRGVQLATENKGNKKLFVTMLKTRVWLMGAAMYGLAMLLQIASLTFAPLMLVQPIGILALVFAVFLGARLSGTSPSREIYRAMTTCLIGVAGYVIIAAQVSKQKPIDDAELIAILSALFIALLAVGVVRVINHGQARRAPIIYVVLGGVFNAFVASLGKTVILRIQALLKADSFVFNSGTVLTLACLLGVGLASFLAIYYIQTAYTCNPSDIVVAGTTVIDPAVSVLIGITILHEATNASPLSLLLIAICGLIAILGVINLSKAETTPATAESSGDKSTKS, from the coding sequence GTGGCAACCACCGAATTTCATATTCTGGGAATCTCACTGGCGGTGCTCTCCGCCGCCGCCCTCTCGATCGGAAATATCTGGCAGAGCCGAGGCGTGCAACTGGCCACCGAGAACAAGGGCAACAAGAAGCTCTTCGTCACGATGCTCAAAACTCGTGTGTGGCTGATGGGCGCCGCGATGTATGGGCTCGCGATGCTGCTGCAGATCGCGAGCTTGACCTTCGCCCCGCTCATGCTCGTGCAGCCGATCGGGATCCTTGCCCTCGTGTTCGCGGTGTTCCTCGGGGCTCGACTCAGTGGCACCAGCCCCAGTCGAGAGATCTACCGTGCGATGACCACATGCCTGATCGGCGTGGCCGGATATGTGATCATTGCAGCCCAGGTCAGCAAGCAGAAACCCATCGATGATGCCGAGCTCATCGCGATCCTCAGCGCCCTGTTCATCGCATTGCTCGCCGTCGGCGTCGTGCGCGTGATCAACCACGGACAGGCACGTCGTGCGCCGATCATCTACGTCGTGCTCGGTGGCGTCTTCAACGCTTTCGTGGCCTCGCTCGGCAAGACGGTCATCCTGCGCATCCAGGCGCTCCTGAAAGCCGACAGCTTCGTCTTCAACAGCGGCACCGTGCTCACTCTGGCATGCCTTCTCGGAGTGGGCTTGGCTTCATTTCTTGCGATCTATTACATCCAGACGGCGTACACATGCAACCCGTCAGATATCGTCGTCGCGGGCACGACGGTCATTGATCCTGCTGTCTCCGTGCTCATTGGAATCACCATTCTCCACGAGGCCACAAATGCGTCGCCCTTGTCATTGCTCCTGATTGCAATCTGTGGGCTCATTGCCATACTCGGCGTAATCAACCTGTCAAAGGCAGAAACCACCCCTGCGACTGCAGAGTCAAGCGGAGATAAAAGCACGAAGAGCTGA
- a CDS encoding YhgE/Pip domain-containing protein, whose amino-acid sequence MVILIGLIIIPALYAWVNIIAFWDPYSDTKEVKVAVVNLDEGATSELTGDLRVGDQVVAQLKENDQLGWQFLGKDAAMTAVESGEVYATIVIPAEFSRDLLSIATGDFVEPKLEYYVNEKANAIAPKITDVGATTLETQINSTFVSTVAQKVAEALEGAGVSLGDRLVGARDESLTSLSEASEQVAGARAGLAEIEASLSSGETALADARSALQRIESTIPEVQAAIADAQAIVSDVQSGLIDFTNAVTHSFTAGSAQLSQISGKLNQRLSTLAAGANSANVEIATAIGDVEGVLKAAEQAVERLEALRDTVDPTDPLYDSLSEALERLRAHIDQDEAVLAQLTQLNGDVSNVVERVQASSDAINAAVGETAQAANAVGDVLLRTLPDINRSMNALSASAGGFSAALDAQKSLVAQAVGLLDELDTQLKEAGTASESLDSSLAGVERNLYDVYADVSALSSADLLDKVQALTGLDPDKIAKFMDSPVLVKEKIVFPVPTYGSAMAPLFTNLSLWIGAFVLVVLLKQEVDTEGIKNLTVRQAYLGRWMLVALINFFQAVLVSVGNIVIGVQMINPVAFVATSVFIGFVYMAVIYALAVSFGYIGKGIAVLLVIMQIPGASGIYPIQMMPEFFRALFPIFPFTYGIDALRETIGGFYQWDYWRFVGVLALFAVLAAVLGLFFRQRLGNFARLMNRKLGETNLFVSENVQVLGSRRRVTQLVQALTNREAFRAKVAERAEWMDRHHLSILRLTLLVGVSCTALLALFAWLVPDAKATVLALWGVLCLLVMAAVITLEYLKQTNHFAQQVEGLDTEQLKAKLAREERATHANAELGKLDAEV is encoded by the coding sequence GTGGTGATCCTGATCGGGCTCATCATCATCCCTGCGCTGTACGCGTGGGTGAACATCATCGCGTTCTGGGATCCGTACTCCGACACGAAGGAAGTGAAGGTCGCCGTCGTCAACCTCGATGAGGGGGCGACGTCCGAACTCACCGGCGACCTGCGCGTCGGCGATCAGGTCGTGGCTCAGCTCAAGGAGAACGACCAGCTCGGGTGGCAGTTCCTCGGCAAGGACGCCGCGATGACGGCGGTCGAGTCGGGCGAGGTCTACGCGACGATCGTCATCCCCGCAGAGTTCAGCCGGGACCTGCTCAGCATCGCCACCGGCGACTTCGTCGAGCCGAAGCTCGAGTACTACGTCAACGAGAAGGCGAACGCGATCGCCCCGAAGATCACCGATGTGGGGGCCACGACTCTCGAGACGCAGATCAACTCGACGTTCGTCTCCACGGTCGCGCAGAAGGTCGCCGAGGCGCTGGAGGGTGCCGGCGTCTCGCTGGGCGACCGCCTGGTCGGTGCCCGCGATGAGTCGCTCACCTCGCTGTCCGAGGCGAGCGAGCAGGTCGCGGGTGCCCGGGCGGGTCTGGCTGAGATCGAGGCGAGCCTTTCCAGCGGCGAGACCGCGCTGGCTGACGCGCGAAGCGCCCTGCAGCGCATCGAGTCGACCATCCCCGAGGTGCAGGCGGCGATCGCGGACGCCCAGGCGATCGTCTCCGACGTGCAGAGCGGTCTGATCGACTTCACGAACGCGGTGACGCATTCCTTCACCGCCGGCTCCGCGCAGCTCTCTCAGATCTCGGGCAAGCTGAACCAGCGGTTGTCGACGCTGGCGGCAGGTGCCAACAGTGCGAACGTCGAGATCGCCACGGCGATCGGCGATGTCGAAGGTGTGCTCAAGGCGGCCGAGCAGGCGGTGGAACGACTCGAAGCGCTGCGTGACACGGTCGATCCGACGGACCCGCTGTACGACTCCCTGAGCGAGGCGCTGGAACGCCTGCGAGCGCACATCGATCAGGATGAGGCCGTGCTCGCCCAGCTGACGCAGCTCAACGGCGACGTGTCGAATGTCGTCGAGCGCGTGCAAGCATCCTCGGATGCGATCAACGCGGCGGTCGGCGAGACCGCACAGGCCGCGAATGCGGTCGGCGACGTGCTGCTGAGGACGCTGCCCGACATCAACCGCTCGATGAATGCGCTGTCGGCGAGCGCGGGTGGCTTCTCGGCGGCGCTCGATGCGCAGAAGTCTCTGGTCGCGCAGGCCGTGGGTCTGCTCGACGAGCTCGACACGCAGCTGAAGGAGGCCGGCACGGCCAGTGAGTCGCTGGACTCGAGTCTGGCCGGCGTCGAGCGGAATCTGTATGACGTGTATGCGGATGTGAGTGCGCTCAGCTCAGCTGACCTGCTGGACAAGGTGCAGGCGCTCACGGGGCTCGATCCTGACAAGATCGCCAAGTTCATGGATTCACCGGTGCTGGTCAAGGAGAAGATCGTCTTCCCCGTGCCCACGTACGGATCGGCGATGGCGCCGCTGTTCACGAACCTCTCGCTGTGGATCGGCGCCTTCGTGCTCGTGGTGCTTCTCAAACAGGAGGTCGACACCGAGGGGATCAAGAATCTCACGGTGCGCCAGGCCTACCTCGGTCGGTGGATGCTGGTCGCGCTGATCAACTTCTTCCAGGCGGTTCTGGTGAGCGTCGGCAACATCGTGATCGGCGTTCAGATGATCAACCCGGTCGCGTTCGTGGCCACCAGCGTGTTCATCGGCTTCGTGTACATGGCGGTGATCTACGCGCTGGCGGTGTCATTCGGATACATCGGCAAGGGAATAGCTGTTCTGCTCGTGATCATGCAGATACCCGGTGCGTCGGGGATCTATCCGATCCAGATGATGCCGGAGTTCTTCCGCGCGCTCTTCCCGATCTTCCCGTTCACCTACGGCATCGACGCGCTTCGCGAGACCATCGGCGGCTTCTACCAATGGGACTACTGGCGGTTCGTCGGGGTGCTGGCGCTGTTCGCCGTGCTCGCGGCCGTGCTGGGCCTGTTCTTCCGACAGCGGCTGGGGAACTTCGCCCGCCTGATGAACCGCAAGCTCGGCGAGACGAACCTCTTCGTGAGCGAGAACGTCCAGGTGCTCGGGTCACGACGTCGGGTGACACAGCTCGTGCAGGCGCTGACCAACCGTGAGGCATTCCGTGCGAAGGTCGCCGAACGGGCGGAATGGATGGACCGACATCACCTGAGCATCCTGCGGCTGACGCTGCTGGTCGGTGTGTCATGCACGGCGCTGCTCGCACTGTTCGCATGGCTGGTCCCCGACGCGAAGGCGACTGTTCTGGCGCTGTGGGGGGTCCTGTGCCTGCTGGTGATGGCGGCGGTCATCACGCTCGAGTACCTCAAGCAGACCAACCACTTCGCGCAGCAGGTGGAGGGCCTCGACACCGAGCAGCTGAAGGCGAAGCTCGCCCGCGAGGAGCGCGCCACGCATGCGAACGCTGAACTCGGCAAACTGGACGCGGAGGTCTGA